One part of the Eucalyptus grandis isolate ANBG69807.140 chromosome 10, ASM1654582v1, whole genome shotgun sequence genome encodes these proteins:
- the LOC104422910 gene encoding dormancy-associated protein homolog 3, protein MGLLHNLWDETVAGPAPEAGLEELPEHRSAAAAGRSAAAAAAAAVLPRGAGLVSRRITFVRTGTLGGAVGWDSVPETPPRPVVTRELPHLPVRSRGFQKFTRRKSSEALQKAEPRSPTAFDWILISALDR, encoded by the exons atgGGTCTGCTTCACAATCTCTGGGACGAGACGGTCGCGGGCCCCGCGCCCGAGGCCGGTCTCGAGGAGCTCCCGGAGCACCgctccgccgccgcggccgggcggtcggccgcggcggcggcggcggcggcggttctTCCCCGAGGCGCCGGCCTCGTCAGTCGAAGGATCACCTTCGTCAGGACCGGGACGCTGGGCGGGGCGGTCGGCTGGGATTCGGTTCCGGAGACTCCGCCACGTCCTGTAGTGACCCGGGAACTGCCCCATCTC CCGGTACGCAGCAGGGGATTTCAGAAGTTCACGAGGAGAAAATCCTCTGAAGCATTACAGAAGGCAGAGCCTAGAAGTCCTACGGCTTTCGATTG GATCTTGATCAGCGCTTTGGATCGTTGA
- the LOC120288972 gene encoding acyl carrier protein 1, chloroplastic-like, whose translation MIQCYVQAQPETLKTVQSIIAKQLSIDESTVAPETKFIDLGADSLDTVEIMMALEEKFGVSIGEGGAENIATVQDAADLIEKVKTASA comes from the exons ATGATCCAATGCTATGTGCAGGCCCAGCCGGAGACTCTGAAAACCGTCCAGAGCATCATCGCAAAGCAGCTCTCGATCGACGAAAGCACCGTAGCCCCTGAGACCAAGTTTATAGACTTGGGAGCTGATTCTCTTGACACT GTTGAAATCATGATGGCATTGGAAGAGAAGTTTGGAGTGTCAATCGGCGAAGGAGGAGCCGAGAATATTGCAACCGTTCAGGATGCTGCCGATCTGATCGAGAAGGTGAAGACAGCCTCAGCATAA